One genomic region from Deltaproteobacteria bacterium encodes:
- a CDS encoding class I SAM-dependent methyltransferase yields the protein MSDFYDSLSDIGARNYESWYEKEGREVAAREANTLLLLLKNFRGMRILKIGCGTGYFSRLLEKEGFQVVGVDKAWQMLRLTRLKGITSVRANAHFLPFRNKTFDIALFITSFEFIEKSSKALKEAMRVTKKTVIFLLLNPFHFVNIRRKFKSIFYSSPFRHMKIIMPSNIKKATERICDGCRFKVYDKLIGGDVFYTAQIFIEEDS from the coding sequence ATGAGTGACTTTTATGATTCATTAAGCGATATAGGCGCAAGAAATTATGAAAGTTGGTATGAAAAAGAAGGGAGGGAGGTCGCTGCGAGAGAAGCCAATACTTTACTTTTACTCTTAAAAAATTTCAGAGGAATGCGTATTTTAAAAATAGGCTGTGGAACGGGTTATTTTTCTCGCCTGCTGGAGAAAGAAGGTTTCCAGGTAGTAGGGGTGGACAAGGCGTGGCAAATGTTGAGGCTTACTCGTCTTAAAGGTATAACCAGCGTGAGAGCAAATGCACATTTTCTTCCATTTAGAAATAAAACCTTCGATATCGCGTTATTTATTACATCTTTTGAATTCATAGAAAAAAGCAGCAAAGCACTGAAGGAAGCTATGAGGGTTACTAAAAAAACGGTTATTTTTCTCTTACTCAACCCGTTTCATTTTGTTAATATAAGAAGGAAATTCAAATCCATTTTTTATTCCTCACCTTTTCGCCACATGAAAATAATAATGCCTTCTAATATTAAAAAGGCAACAGAAAGGATATGCGATGGATGTAGATTTAAGGTATACGATAAATTAATTGGAGGAGATGTATTTTATACGGCGCAAATTTTTATAGAGGAGGACTCATGA
- a CDS encoding MTH1187 family thiamine-binding protein, which yields MAVASLVVTPLGTGSPSVSKYVAEVQKVIKEKGTKYQLTPADTVLEGEIDEILETVKSIYKHMFEIGLKRVSMHIHIDERVDKKLSMKGKVNSVKEKLNE from the coding sequence ATGGCTGTTGCCTCGTTGGTAGTTACGCCACTTGGTACAGGTTCGCCTAGTGTAAGCAAGTATGTAGCAGAAGTGCAGAAAGTTATCAAAGAAAAGGGAACGAAGTATCAGCTTACACCAGCGGACACTGTTTTAGAAGGCGAAATAGATGAAATACTCGAGACAGTAAAAAGCATATACAAACATATGTTTGAGATAGGTCTGAAGAGAGTATCTATGCATATACATATAGACGAAAGAGTAGATAAAAAACTATCCATGAAAGGAAAAGTCAACTCAGTAAAAGAAAAACTGAATGAGTGA